In Desulfovibrio aminophilus, a single genomic region encodes these proteins:
- a CDS encoding DUF2905 family protein: MSPEPLPVLGRLPGDVVVERPGFRPYFPLGAGLLLSVVLSLLFWLFRR, from the coding sequence ATGTCTCCCGAACCCCTGCCCGTCCTGGGCCGCCTGCCCGGGGACGTCGTCGTCGAACGCCCGGGCTTCCGGCCGTATTTCCCGCTAGGCGCCGGGCTTCTGCTGAGCGTCGTGTTGAGTCTGCTGTTCTGGCTCTTCCGGCGCTGA
- a CDS encoding FAD-dependent oxidoreductase: protein MSPQIETTKDPQDWFLPEDTRTSLTELFAAFQTPVDLEVFTAPGANEAYNDFARKFITDLTRLSPKVRARFLGLDSDEARKRGVDRSPTILLAPDRLSVRFTGAPAGEEGRTFMTALILASTGKSSLSELSRELLAKLTEKRAPRVFVTPACPYCPGQALAAIKCAVERPDLVSAEIVEIDENPDLAERHNVGSVPHTLFGGEHAALGLMPEERFVVELVTLQDASEFLGEMAAQAQGPAPEQVDLAIVGAGPAGLSAAIYAARSGLSAVVLEGGPIGGQVSLTPTVENYPGFASVPGKKLMEIMAAHAREYAHIVSDAQVEVLEERDGRFELRTLKGTFSARAVLLATGATYRALGAPGEDRYRGFGVSFCSSCDGYLYKGKRAVVVGGGNTALTDALHLKHLGVETTIIHRRDAFRAEKHLQDSVAREGIAVRFNSEVAEITGDGKKVTAVSVRDNVAGTTADLPTDAVFVAVGHVPNNGLAKDLGLALDGGGFVSVDRAMRTGRPRVYAAGDLTGGSMQIVTAVSEGSLAALSAFEDLGKPYWKEGSAPEEPEQQTQHDAQQKPGA from the coding sequence ATGTCGCCGCAGATCGAGACCACGAAGGACCCCCAAGACTGGTTCCTGCCCGAGGACACGCGCACGTCCCTGACCGAACTCTTCGCCGCATTCCAGACGCCGGTGGACCTGGAGGTCTTCACCGCCCCGGGCGCGAACGAGGCCTACAACGACTTCGCGCGCAAGTTCATCACCGACCTGACCCGGCTCTCGCCGAAGGTCCGGGCCCGCTTCCTCGGCCTGGACTCGGACGAGGCCCGGAAACGCGGCGTGGACCGCTCGCCCACGATCCTCCTGGCCCCGGACCGCCTCTCCGTGCGCTTCACCGGGGCCCCGGCCGGAGAGGAGGGCCGGACCTTCATGACCGCCCTGATCCTGGCCTCGACGGGCAAGAGCAGCCTCTCGGAGCTGTCACGCGAACTCCTGGCCAAGCTCACGGAAAAACGCGCCCCGCGCGTCTTCGTCACCCCGGCCTGCCCCTACTGCCCGGGCCAGGCCCTGGCCGCGATCAAATGCGCGGTGGAGCGGCCGGACCTCGTCTCGGCCGAAATCGTGGAGATCGACGAAAACCCGGACTTGGCCGAGCGCCACAACGTGGGCTCCGTGCCCCACACCCTGTTCGGCGGGGAACACGCCGCCCTGGGGCTCATGCCCGAGGAGCGCTTCGTGGTCGAGTTGGTGACGCTCCAGGACGCCTCGGAGTTCCTGGGCGAAATGGCGGCCCAGGCCCAGGGCCCGGCCCCGGAGCAGGTGGACCTGGCCATCGTGGGCGCGGGCCCGGCCGGGCTCTCGGCGGCCATCTACGCCGCGCGCAGCGGCCTGTCGGCCGTGGTCCTGGAGGGCGGGCCCATCGGCGGCCAGGTGAGCCTGACCCCCACGGTGGAGAACTACCCCGGCTTCGCCTCGGTGCCGGGCAAGAAACTCATGGAGATCATGGCCGCCCACGCCCGGGAATACGCGCACATCGTGAGCGACGCCCAGGTGGAGGTCCTGGAGGAGCGGGACGGCCGCTTCGAGCTGCGCACGCTCAAGGGGACCTTTTCGGCCCGGGCCGTGCTTCTGGCCACCGGCGCGACCTACCGGGCCCTGGGCGCGCCCGGCGAGGACCGCTACCGGGGCTTCGGCGTGAGCTTCTGCTCCTCCTGCGACGGCTACCTCTACAAGGGCAAACGGGCCGTGGTCGTGGGCGGCGGCAATACCGCGCTCACCGACGCCCTGCACCTCAAGCACCTGGGCGTGGAGACGACCATCATCCACCGCCGGGACGCCTTCCGGGCCGAGAAACACCTCCAGGATTCCGTGGCGCGCGAGGGCATCGCGGTGCGCTTCAACAGCGAGGTGGCCGAGATCACGGGCGACGGCAAGAAGGTCACGGCCGTGAGCGTGCGCGACAACGTCGCCGGAACCACGGCGGACCTGCCCACGGATGCGGTGTTCGTCGCCGTGGGCCACGTGCCGAACAACGGCCTGGCCAAGGATCTGGGCCTGGCCCTGGACGGGGGCGGGTTCGTGAGCGTGGACCGGGCCATGCGGACCGGCAGGCCGCGCGTCTACGCCGCGGGCGACCTCACCGGCGGAAGCATGCAGATCGTCACGGCCGTGAGCGAAGGCTCCCTGGCCGCGCTCTCGGCCTTCGAGGACCTGGGCAAGCCGTACTGGAAGGAGGGGTCAGCGCCGGAAGAGCCAGAACAGCAGACTCAACACGACGCTCAGCAGAAGCCCGGCGCCTAG
- a CDS encoding SOS response-associated peptidase: protein MCGRFALRAPRPRLAEHFGLDKVPGAPERHNIAPGQLVEIVAAEASGRRHMRLTRWGLVPFWAKDASIGARLINARCETAPAKSAFRAAYRHRRCLIPADGFYEWRALSGRKQPWLFQSEGGGLFALAGLWESWQGPGGEILETCVVLTREAVGPAREVHERMPVIPPPSAYGDWLAPNLQTDSRIAALLESFPPPKLAACRVGSAVNNPRQDGPECSRPLDGEGCAPGGIFLT, encoded by the coding sequence ATGTGCGGACGATTCGCCCTGCGGGCCCCCAGGCCCCGGCTGGCCGAGCACTTCGGCCTGGACAAGGTTCCCGGCGCTCCCGAGCGCCACAACATCGCCCCGGGCCAGCTGGTGGAGATCGTGGCCGCCGAGGCCTCGGGCCGTCGCCACATGCGCCTGACCCGCTGGGGCCTCGTGCCGTTCTGGGCCAAGGACGCCTCGATCGGCGCGCGGCTCATCAACGCCCGCTGCGAGACCGCCCCGGCCAAGTCCGCCTTTCGCGCGGCCTATCGCCACCGCCGCTGCCTCATCCCGGCGGACGGGTTCTACGAGTGGCGGGCGCTGTCCGGCCGCAAGCAGCCCTGGCTCTTCCAGTCGGAGGGCGGCGGCCTGTTCGCCCTGGCCGGGCTCTGGGAGTCCTGGCAGGGGCCGGGCGGCGAAATCCTGGAGACCTGCGTGGTGCTCACCCGCGAGGCCGTGGGCCCCGCCCGGGAGGTCCACGAGCGCATGCCCGTGATCCCGCCGCCCTCGGCCTACGGCGACTGGCTGGCTCCGAACCTCCAGACCGACTCGCGCATCGCCGCGCTCCTGGAGTCCTTTCCGCCGCCGAAACTGGCGGCTTGCCGCGTCGGCTCGGCGGTGAACAACCCTCGCCAGGACGGGCCGGAGTGCTCCCGGCCCCTGGACGGGGAGGGCTGCGCGCCGGGCGGGATTTTTTTGACCTGA
- the nifU gene encoding Fe-S cluster assembly protein NifU, whose translation MWEYTDKVMDHFLNPRNAGEMENPSAMGEVGSLACGDALRLFLKIDDTGVIQDAKFQTFGCASAIASSSVLTELLKGKTVAEAEKLTNKDIAAYLGGLPKEKMHCSVMGEEALAAALKNWRGEAAPAPAAEGRLVCKCFGVTEETIRRAIRENDLKTVEDITNFTKAGGGCGECAPELEEILADERARMASAAPGGKRMTNIQRVMLVTKVIDEEIRPALKKDGGDIELVDIEGTKVVVSLRGACVGCPSSQLTLKGLVEKRLQEAVDPDIRIEEVRP comes from the coding sequence ATGTGGGAATACACCGATAAGGTCATGGACCACTTCCTCAATCCCCGCAACGCGGGCGAGATGGAGAATCCGAGCGCGATGGGCGAGGTGGGCAGCCTGGCCTGCGGCGACGCCCTGCGGCTTTTCTTGAAGATCGACGACACGGGCGTGATCCAGGACGCGAAATTCCAGACCTTCGGCTGCGCCAGCGCCATCGCCTCCAGTTCGGTGCTCACCGAGCTGCTCAAGGGCAAGACCGTGGCCGAGGCCGAGAAGCTCACCAACAAGGACATCGCCGCCTATCTGGGCGGCCTGCCCAAGGAGAAGATGCACTGCTCGGTCATGGGCGAGGAGGCCCTGGCCGCCGCGCTGAAGAACTGGCGCGGCGAGGCCGCCCCGGCCCCGGCCGCCGAGGGCCGCCTGGTCTGCAAGTGCTTCGGCGTCACCGAGGAGACCATCCGTCGGGCCATCCGCGAGAACGACCTGAAGACCGTGGAGGACATCACCAACTTCACCAAGGCGGGCGGCGGCTGCGGCGAGTGCGCGCCGGAGCTGGAGGAGATTCTGGCCGACGAGCGGGCGCGCATGGCCTCGGCCGCACCGGGCGGCAAGCGGATGACCAACATCCAGCGCGTGATGCTCGTGACCAAGGTCATCGACGAGGAAATCCGCCCGGCGCTCAAAAAGGACGGCGGGGACATCGAGCTGGTGGACATCGAGGGGACCAAGGTGGTGGTCTCGCTGCGCGGGGCCTGCGTGGGCTGCCCGTCCAGCCAGCTGACCCTCAAGGGCCTGGTGGAGAAGCGGCTCCAGGAGGCCGTGGACCCGGACATCCGAATCGAGGAGGTGCGCCCGTGA
- the nifS gene encoding cysteine desulfurase NifS, whose protein sequence is MKPAYLDNNATTRVAPEVLSAMLPFLSEQYGNPSSMHSFGGAVGGHLREARARVARGLSCDPSEIIFTSCGTESDNAAIRSALESQPEKRHIVTTRVEHPAVLSLCQHLETKGYEVTSLGVDEEGRLDLEELEKSLRKDTAIVSVMYANNETGVVFPLPEIAGIVKSRGVLLHTDAVQAVGKLPIDLSKLPVDFLALSGHKLHAPKGVGVLYVRKGTPFRPFLVGGHQEHGRRAGTENTASIVALGRAVELATERIGEENTRVRAQRDRLERGLLEAVPDSRINGGGAERLPNTLSIAFKYVEGEAILLLMDRFGICASSGSACTSGSLEPSHVLRAMGVPFTFAHGSIRFSLSRYTTDADVDLVLKELPPIIARLRALSPFSGKEGEAAAFCSTHSH, encoded by the coding sequence GTGAAGCCGGCCTATCTCGACAACAACGCCACCACCCGGGTGGCTCCCGAGGTGCTCTCGGCCATGCTGCCGTTCCTCTCCGAACAGTACGGCAACCCCTCCAGCATGCACTCCTTCGGCGGCGCCGTGGGCGGGCATCTGCGCGAGGCCCGGGCCCGGGTGGCCCGGGGCCTTTCCTGCGACCCCTCGGAGATCATCTTCACCTCCTGCGGCACGGAGTCCGACAACGCGGCCATCCGTTCGGCCCTGGAATCCCAGCCCGAGAAGCGGCACATCGTGACCACCCGGGTGGAGCACCCGGCCGTGCTGAGCCTCTGCCAGCACCTGGAGACCAAGGGCTATGAGGTGACCTCTCTCGGCGTGGACGAGGAGGGCCGCCTGGACCTGGAGGAGCTGGAGAAGAGCCTCCGCAAGGACACGGCCATCGTCTCGGTGATGTACGCCAACAACGAGACCGGCGTGGTCTTCCCCCTGCCGGAGATCGCCGGGATCGTGAAGTCGCGCGGCGTGCTCCTGCACACCGACGCGGTGCAGGCCGTGGGCAAGCTGCCCATCGACCTTTCAAAATTGCCGGTGGACTTCCTGGCCCTCTCCGGCCACAAGCTGCACGCGCCCAAGGGCGTGGGCGTGCTCTACGTGCGCAAGGGCACGCCGTTCCGGCCCTTCCTGGTGGGCGGCCATCAGGAGCACGGCCGCCGCGCGGGCACCGAGAACACGGCCTCCATCGTGGCCCTGGGCCGCGCCGTGGAGCTGGCCACCGAAAGGATCGGCGAGGAGAACACCCGCGTGCGCGCCCAGCGCGACCGCCTGGAGCGGGGGCTGCTGGAGGCCGTCCCGGACTCCCGGATCAACGGCGGCGGGGCCGAGCGCCTGCCCAACACCCTGTCCATCGCCTTCAAGTACGTGGAGGGCGAGGCCATCCTCCTGCTCATGGACCGCTTCGGCATCTGCGCCAGCTCGGGCTCGGCCTGCACCTCGGGCAGCCTGGAACCCTCGCACGTGCTGCGGGCCATGGGCGTGCCCTTCACCTTCGCCCACGGCTCCATCCGTTTCTCGCTCTCGCGCTACACCACCGACGCGGACGTCGATCTGGTGCTCAAGGAACTGCCGCCGATCATCGCCCGGCTGCGGGCCCTTTCGCCCTTCTCCGGCAAGGAGGGCGAAGCCGCGGCCTTCTGCTCCACCCACAGTCACTGA
- the cysK gene encoding cysteine synthase A: protein MRIAADMTELVGRTPLVFLNRLNEGCAARVAAKLEFFNPCSSVKDRIGLGMIRAAEAEGRVKPGATIIEPTSGNTGVGLAFVCAVRGYRLILTMPENMSRERQVLLKGFGAELVLTPAAQGMSGAVVRAEELVAEIPGSFMPQQFKNPANPAAHRATTAEELWADTDGTIGVFVAGAGSGGTITGVAQGLKARNPGIRAVAVEPDASPVLSGGKAGPHAIQGIGPGFVPEVLDRSVLDEIVRVTNEQAVSTARRLIREEAILCGISSGANAFAALELARRPENAGKLVVFVVCDTAERYLSTALYQD, encoded by the coding sequence ATGCGCATCGCCGCCGACATGACCGAACTGGTGGGCCGCACCCCGCTGGTCTTCCTGAACCGCCTGAACGAGGGCTGCGCGGCCCGCGTGGCGGCCAAGCTGGAGTTCTTCAATCCCTGTTCCTCGGTCAAGGACCGCATCGGCCTGGGCATGATCCGCGCGGCCGAGGCCGAGGGCCGCGTCAAACCCGGGGCAACGATCATCGAGCCCACCAGCGGCAACACCGGCGTGGGCCTGGCCTTCGTCTGCGCCGTGCGCGGCTACCGTCTCATCCTGACCATGCCTGAGAACATGAGCCGGGAGCGCCAGGTGCTGCTCAAGGGTTTCGGGGCGGAACTCGTGCTCACTCCGGCGGCCCAGGGCATGTCCGGGGCCGTGGTCCGGGCCGAGGAGCTGGTCGCTGAAATCCCGGGCTCGTTCATGCCCCAGCAGTTCAAGAACCCGGCCAACCCAGCGGCGCACCGCGCGACCACGGCCGAGGAACTCTGGGCCGACACGGACGGGACCATCGGCGTCTTCGTGGCCGGGGCGGGTTCCGGCGGCACCATTACCGGCGTGGCCCAGGGCCTCAAGGCCCGCAATCCCGGCATCCGGGCCGTGGCCGTGGAGCCGGACGCCTCGCCCGTGCTCTCGGGCGGCAAGGCCGGACCGCACGCCATCCAGGGCATCGGCCCGGGCTTCGTGCCCGAGGTGCTCGACCGCTCGGTGCTCGACGAGATCGTCCGCGTGACCAACGAACAGGCCGTGTCCACGGCCCGACGGCTCATCCGCGAGGAGGCCATTCTCTGCGGCATCTCCTCCGGGGCCAACGCCTTCGCCGCCCTGGAACTGGCGCGGCGGCCGGAGAACGCGGGCAAGCTCGTGGTCTTCGTGGTCTGCGACACGGCCGAGCGCTACCTCTCCACCGCCCTCTACCAGGACTGA
- the epsC gene encoding serine O-acetyltransferase EpsC yields MTTNGNGRPALAKVVERLCDPASYSAVYHRPLHDQPMPSIPALREIVERLRAVLFPGYFGDSDVSQDSMRYHIGANLDIVGRLLSEQVKRGHCFFCDRDEGGGCADCEERANTLAGKFLDRLPEIRALLAMDVQAAYTGDPASRSPGETIFCYPSITTLTHYRIAHELFVLGVDLIPRILTEMAHSATGIDIHPGASIGEHFFIDHGTGVVIGETCVIGRNVRLYQGVTLGAKSFPKDPSGALIKGQPRHPIVEDDVIVYSGATILGRVTIGKGAVIGGNVWLTRDVPAGARVIQSREQDAVFEVPPGGAGV; encoded by the coding sequence ATGACCACGAACGGAAACGGCCGCCCGGCCCTGGCCAAGGTCGTCGAGCGGCTCTGCGACCCCGCCTCCTACTCGGCGGTCTACCACCGGCCCCTGCACGACCAGCCCATGCCCTCCATCCCGGCCCTGCGGGAGATCGTGGAGCGCTTGCGGGCCGTGCTCTTCCCCGGCTACTTCGGGGACTCGGACGTGAGCCAGGACTCCATGCGCTACCACATCGGGGCCAACCTGGACATCGTGGGCCGGCTGCTTTCGGAGCAGGTCAAGCGCGGCCACTGCTTCTTCTGCGACCGCGACGAGGGCGGCGGCTGCGCAGATTGCGAGGAGCGGGCCAACACCCTGGCCGGGAAGTTCCTGGACCGGCTGCCGGAGATCCGCGCCCTGCTGGCCATGGACGTGCAGGCGGCCTATACCGGCGACCCGGCCTCGCGCAGCCCGGGCGAGACCATCTTCTGCTACCCGAGCATCACCACGCTGACCCACTACCGCATCGCCCACGAGCTGTTCGTGCTGGGCGTGGACCTCATCCCGCGCATCCTCACGGAGATGGCCCATTCGGCCACGGGCATCGACATCCACCCGGGCGCGAGCATCGGGGAGCACTTCTTCATCGACCACGGCACGGGAGTGGTCATCGGCGAAACCTGCGTCATCGGCCGCAACGTGCGCCTCTACCAGGGCGTGACCCTGGGGGCCAAGAGCTTCCCCAAGGACCCCAGCGGCGCGCTCATCAAGGGCCAGCCCCGGCACCCCATCGTGGAGGACGACGTGATCGTCTACTCCGGGGCGACCATCCTCGGCCGGGTGACCATCGGCAAGGGCGCGGTCATCGGCGGCAACGTCTGGCTCACCCGCGACGTGCCCGCCGGGGCCCGGGTGATCCAGAGCCGCGAACAGGACGCGGTCTTCGAGGTCCCGCCCGGAGGGGCGGGGGTGTAA
- a CDS encoding AzlD domain-containing protein, translated as MEQKVIALIITGMALVTYLPRMIPAMALSSRRLNPLAERWLSHVPAAILAALLAPSLLAPEGRIQASADNLFLWIAVPCFILAIRTKSFFGVVALGMGLLAAARLFI; from the coding sequence ATGGAACAGAAAGTGATCGCCCTGATCATCACGGGCATGGCCCTGGTGACCTACCTGCCGCGCATGATCCCGGCCATGGCCCTGTCCAGCCGGAGGCTCAACCCGCTGGCGGAGCGCTGGCTCTCGCACGTCCCGGCGGCCATCCTGGCGGCCCTGCTGGCCCCCTCGCTGCTGGCCCCGGAGGGCCGCATCCAGGCCTCGGCCGACAACCTCTTCCTCTGGATCGCCGTGCCCTGCTTCATCCTGGCCATCAGGACCAAGAGCTTCTTCGGCGTGGTGGCCCTGGGCATGGGCCTGCTGGCCGCGGCCCGGCTGTTCATCTGA
- a CDS encoding AzlC family ABC transporter permease: MNDARALPAPGFWPDILSGARQALPIVLGYLPVGFAFGVLALKAGMTPLAAALMSVFVFAGSAQLIAVGLLAVGAAPATIVLTTFVVNLRHVLMSAALAPHLRDWSRPGVAWFCAQLTDETFALHASRFARSQTSKAETLAINATAHSAWITGSILGAFCGGLIGDVKPLGLDFALSAMFLALLAGQVGTRPRQATAVAAAGFSTLFLCLGFGHWGVIAACVLAATLGCGVETWNRK; the protein is encoded by the coding sequence ATGAACGACGCCCGCGCCCTGCCCGCCCCCGGCTTCTGGCCGGACATCCTGTCCGGCGCGCGCCAGGCCCTGCCCATCGTCCTCGGCTACCTGCCGGTGGGCTTCGCCTTCGGCGTCCTGGCCCTCAAGGCCGGGATGACGCCCCTGGCGGCCGCGCTCATGTCCGTATTCGTCTTCGCCGGATCGGCGCAGCTCATCGCCGTGGGTCTGCTGGCCGTGGGCGCCGCGCCCGCGACCATCGTGCTGACCACCTTCGTGGTCAACCTGCGCCACGTGCTCATGTCCGCGGCCCTGGCCCCGCACCTGCGCGACTGGAGCCGCCCGGGCGTGGCCTGGTTCTGCGCCCAGCTCACGGACGAGACCTTCGCCCTGCACGCCTCGCGCTTCGCCAGAAGCCAGACGTCCAAGGCCGAGACCCTGGCCATCAACGCCACGGCCCATTCGGCCTGGATCACCGGCTCGATCCTCGGCGCGTTCTGCGGCGGGCTCATCGGCGACGTGAAGCCCCTGGGCCTGGACTTCGCCCTCTCGGCCATGTTCCTGGCCCTGCTGGCCGGACAGGTCGGCACCCGGCCCCGCCAGGCCACGGCCGTGGCGGCCGCCGGCTTCTCGACCCTCTTCCTCTGCCTCGGGTTCGGCCACTGGGGCGTCATCGCGGCCTGCGTCCTGGCCGCCACCCTCGGCTGCGGAGTGGAGACATGGAACAGAAAGTGA
- a CDS encoding PLP-dependent aminotransferase family protein — protein MAGAGQGGEFRYRAVERRILDMIESGRLVPGGRAPSLRAMSRAAGVSLATVGHAYEELERRGVLRSRPRSGYFLREGRAQLSAPARPSAPPQEPRPVNRQALIRMVLTVVGDRELLPFGVAGPEERLLHEAHLTRVLGRVLRDDPLAALNYTPVHGLTALRRQIAYRAQEWGAEVRPEDVLVTSGAIEALHIALRALTRPGDAVLVQSPTYHCFLQLLENLGLRVIEAPSSPDTGISPAQVREAVDRFDLRCCILTPNFNNPDGALLPEEAKAEIVDILAERDIPLVEDDVYGDLHFGPVRPAGFKKWDRRGLVLQCSSFSKTLCPGWRVGWILPGRFLERALDVKFSSSVATATPNQMAVAQYLAEGRYDRHLRRLRSALEAQTRTIRHLLSRYFPAGTRVTRPQGGCVLWLELPGGVDSVDLFYRARAEGIGISPGNVFSTQDRFSNYIRLNAGALIDERADAGLRRLGRLAAQCATRRS, from the coding sequence ATGGCCGGAGCAGGGCAGGGCGGCGAGTTCCGCTACCGGGCGGTGGAGCGGCGCATCCTGGACATGATCGAGTCCGGGCGACTCGTTCCGGGCGGCCGCGCGCCGTCGCTGCGGGCCATGAGCCGGGCCGCCGGGGTCAGCCTGGCCACGGTGGGCCACGCCTACGAAGAACTGGAGCGCCGGGGCGTGCTCCGTTCCCGGCCGCGCTCGGGCTATTTCCTGCGCGAGGGCCGGGCCCAGCTCTCGGCCCCGGCGCGGCCCTCGGCCCCGCCCCAGGAGCCCCGGCCGGTGAACCGCCAGGCGCTCATCCGCATGGTGCTCACCGTGGTCGGCGACCGCGAGCTTCTGCCCTTCGGCGTGGCCGGGCCCGAGGAGCGCCTGCTGCACGAGGCCCATCTCACCCGCGTCCTGGGCCGGGTGCTGCGCGACGATCCCCTGGCGGCCCTGAACTACACCCCGGTGCACGGGCTCACGGCCCTGCGCCGCCAGATCGCCTACCGGGCCCAGGAGTGGGGCGCGGAGGTCCGGCCCGAGGACGTGCTCGTCACCTCCGGGGCCATCGAGGCCCTGCACATCGCGCTACGGGCCCTGACCCGGCCGGGCGACGCCGTGCTGGTCCAGTCGCCCACCTACCACTGTTTCCTGCAATTGCTGGAAAACCTCGGTCTGCGGGTCATCGAGGCCCCGTCCTCTCCGGACACGGGCATCAGCCCGGCCCAGGTGCGCGAGGCCGTGGACCGCTTCGACCTGCGCTGCTGCATCCTGACCCCGAACTTCAACAACCCCGACGGCGCGCTCCTGCCCGAGGAGGCCAAGGCCGAGATCGTGGACATCCTGGCCGAACGGGACATCCCGCTGGTGGAGGACGACGTGTACGGCGACCTGCACTTCGGACCCGTCCGCCCGGCGGGTTTCAAGAAGTGGGACCGCCGGGGCCTCGTGCTCCAGTGCTCCTCGTTCTCCAAGACCCTCTGCCCGGGCTGGCGCGTGGGCTGGATCCTGCCGGGTCGCTTCCTGGAGCGGGCCCTGGACGTGAAGTTCAGTTCCAGCGTGGCCACGGCCACCCCGAACCAGATGGCCGTGGCCCAGTACCTGGCCGAAGGCCGCTATGACCGCCACCTGCGCCGCCTGCGCTCGGCCCTGGAGGCCCAGACCCGGACCATCCGGCACCTGCTCTCGCGCTACTTTCCGGCGGGCACGCGCGTCACCCGGCCCCAGGGCGGCTGCGTGCTTTGGCTGGAGCTGCCCGGCGGCGTGGACTCCGTGGACCTGTTCTACCGCGCCCGGGCCGAGGGCATCGGCATCTCCCCGGGCAACGTCTTCTCCACTCAGGACCGCTTCAGCAACTACATCCGCCTCAACGCCGGGGCGCTCATCGACGAGCGCGCCGACGCGGGCCTGCGCCGCCTGGGTCGGTTGGCCGCCCAGTGCGCCACCCGCCGCTCCTGA